Below is a genomic region from Mesorhizobium sp. NZP2298.
CGGCGGAAGACAAGGCGACCGCCGTCAAGACCGGCCGGGCCTCGGTCGAGCAGGCCAGGGCCGCCGCCGACAGGCTGCAGGCCGAACTCGACCAGGCGACCATCCGCGCGCCTTTCGACGGCATCGTCTCCAGCCGGCCCGCGGTTGCCGGCTCGATCGTCCAGGCAGGCACCGAGCTGATGAAGATCATCCGCGACGGCAGGCTTGAGGTCGGCGTGCTTGTTCCCGAAAAGGACCTTCCTTTGGTCAAGGTCGGGCAGGCGGCAAGCGTCGTCGACGCCTCCGGGCGGACTTTTGCCGGCAGCGTGTCCTCGATCGCCGAGACGGTCAGTTCGACGACGCGGCTCGCCACCGTCTATGTCGCGCTCGGCGAAGGCTCGGGCCTGAAGCCCGGCATGTTCGCCCGCGTCTCGATTGCAGGCGCCACCTCGCAAAGGCTCGATGTCGCCGAGGCCGCCCTTGTCTGGCAGGACGGCAAGCCCAGGGTTTTCGTGGTCGACGCCGCCGGCAAGGCCGCCGCGCGCATGGTCACCACCGGCGCGCACCGGAACGGCCGCGTCGCCATCGAAAGCGGGCTGTCGGAGGGCGACAGCGTCGTTGTCGCCGGCGCCGGCTTCCTCAGCGATGGCAATCTGGTGCGTATCGCCGATGCGCAAGCGGGCACTGATGCCGGCAAGCTGACGGAGGCGGCGCGATGAACGCCATCTCCTCCTGGTCGATCCGCAACCCGGTGCCGACCATCGTTTTGTTCCTGTCGCTGACCATTGCCGGCCTCTACGGCTTCATGCAGCTGCGCACCAACAACATGCCCGACATCGACCTGCCGACGGTCACCGTCACCGTCTCGCAGCCGGGCGCGGCGCCGAGCGAAATGGAAGTGCAGGTGGCGCGGGTGGTCGAGAACGCCGTGGCGACGCTGGAAGGCGTCGACGACGTCTCGACCTCGATCAGCGAGGGGGCGTCCGTCACCACGGTCGAATTCACGCTCGGCACCGATCCCGAGACCGCGACCAACGATGTCCGCAACGCCGTGTCCGAAGTGCAGTCGAGCCTGCCGGCGGCCGCGCAGGCGCCTGTCGTGGCCAAGATGAACGCGACCGGCAATTCGGTGCTGACCTATGTCGTCGAGGCCCCCTCGATGTCGCCGGACGCGCTGAGCTGGTACATCGACAATGATGTCGCCAAGGCGTTGCTCGGCGTCGACGGCGTCTCCAAGATCACCCGTTCGGGCGGCGTCGACCGCGTCATCCGCGTCGAGCTCGATCCGGACCGTCTGGCCGCACTCGGCATCAGCGCCGGCAATGTCAGCCAGACGCTCGCCTCCAACAATGTCAATCAGCCGGGCGGCCGCACCAGCGTCGGTGGCCAGGAGCAGTCGGTGCGCACGCTGGCCAGCGCCGGCACCGTCGAGGCGCTGGCCGATACGCGCATCGCGCTGTCGGGCGCCGGCGGCGTCAAGCTCTCGGATCTCGGCAGAGTGGTCGACAGCTGGGAAAAGCCGCGCCAGGCCGCCTATCTCGACGGCAGGCAGGTCGTTGCCTTCAACGTCTACAGGTCGGTCGGGTCGAGCGAGATCGACGTGGTCAAGGCCGCGCGCGCCGCGATCGCGGGCATCGCGTCGAAGACCGATACCGCGAAATTCACCGAAGTCACTTCGTCATCCGGTTTCGTGCAGGAAAGCTATGACGCCGCATTCGAGGCGCTATGGCTCGGCGCGCTGCTCGCCATCGGCGTCGTCTGGCTGTTCCTGCGCGACATCAGGGCGACGCTGGTTTCGGCGGTCGCCATGCCGCTGTCGCTGATCCCGACCTTCGCTGTCATGGCGGCGTTCGACATCTCGCTCAACAACATCACCTTGCTGGCGCTGTCGCTGGTCGTCGGTATCCTGGTCGACGACGCCATCGTCGAGATCGAGAACATCGTGCGCCATATGCGCCAGACCGGCGCCAGCGCCTACCAGGCGGCGATCGAGGCCGCCGACGAGATCGGGCTTGCCGTGGTGGCGACCACGGCGACCATCGTCGCGGTGTTCCTGCCGGTCGCCTTCATGCCGGGTATTCCGGGAAAATTCTTCTTCTCCTTTGCCGTCGCCGTCTGCGTGTCGGTGCTGTTCTCGCTGCTGGTGGCGCGCATGCTCACCCCGCTGATGGGCGCCTATCTGGTGCGTGCCGGCGGCCATAGCGAGGAGGACCTGCCGGCCTGGGTGCCGACCTATCTGTGGCTGCTGCGCAAGGCGCTCGACCATCGCTGGATCACACTTGTCGCCGGCATCGCCTTCTTCGCCGGTTCGCTCGCGCTGGCAACCAAACTGCCGACCGAATTCATGGCGGCGACCGATCGCGGCCGCTCGATGATCTCGGTCGAGCTGCAGCCGGGGTCGACGATCGAACAGACGACAGCTGTCGTCCAGGACATTACCAGGCGCCTGAAGGACGAGCCGGCCGTCGACAGCATCTTCGCCACGATCGGCACCGCGGCCTCATCCGGCGGCGGGCCGAACCGCGGCTCGACCTCGGCCGAGGTGCGCAGCGCAAACGTCACCGTCAACCTGAAGCCGCGCGGCGAGCGCAGCGTCAGCCAGCAACAGTTCGAGGCCGAGGCCTCGCCGAAGCTCAACGATATCCCGGGTGCCCGCATCCAGTTCGGCGCCGACGGCTTTGCCGGCGCCAAGGTGGCGATTACGCTGGTCGGCGACGATGGCGAGGCGCTGCAGAAGGCCAGTGACGCGCTGATCGACGCGATGAAGTCGGTGCCCGGCCTGATCAACCCGACCTCGACGGCGGCGACGACCAAGCCGGAACTGATCGTGCGCCCCGACAGCGCGAGGGCGGCCGAGCTTGGCGTGACACCGACCGAGATCGCGTCGACAGTCAAGATCGCCACCATCGGCGACACCGACACCAGCCTGGCCAAGTTCAATCTCGGCGACCGCCAGGTGGCGATCGTCGTCACCTTGCCCGACGGCGCCATCGACGATCCGGCGAAACTGGCCGTGCTGCCGCTGATCGGCAGCAAGGGCACGGTGCCGCTCGGCGCCGTCGCCGATATCGGCTTCAATGCCGGGCCAAATAGCATCACAAGGGTGGGGCGCAGCCGCAGCGCCACTGTCGAGGCAGACCTTTCCGGCCTGACGCTCGGCCAGGCGACCACCGCCATCCATGCCTTGCCGGCGATGCGCAACCTGCCGGCCGGCGTGGATGAGCTGGCGCGCGGCGACGCGGCGCGCATGCAGGAGCTGTTTTCGGGTTTTGCCACAGCGATCGCCGCCGGCATTCTGCTGATGTACCTGACGCTGGTGCTGTTGTTTCGCGGTTTCGTGCACCCGGTGACAATCCTGGTCGCGCTGCCGCTGTCGATCGGCGGTGCGCTCGGCTTCATGCTGATTACCGGCAAGTCGCTTGGCATATCGCCGCTGATCGGGATATTGATGCTGATGGGCATTGCGGCCAAGAACTCGATCCTGCTTGTCGAGTACGCCCTGGTCGCTCAGAAGGAGCGTGGCATGAGCCGCTTCGACGCACTGCTCGATGCCGCCCGCAAGCGGGCACGACCCATTGTCATGACATCGATCGCCATGGGCGCCGGCATGTTGCCGATCGCGCTCGGCATCGGCGCCGACGCCGAAACGCGGGCGCCGATGGCGATCGCCGTGATCGGCGGGCTCATCTCCTCGACCGTGCTCAGCCTCGTCTATGTTCCCGTTGTCTACACTTTCATGGACGACATCCAGCGCTTCCTCGGCCGGCATCTCGCCCGGCTGCTGGTTGAACGATCCGACCCCGACAGCCAGACGGCGACCGCAACTTCAGCGAAAGATCATCCAGGCCATGTCCATCCAGTCTAGCCCGTCTTCCCGCCGCCGGCTCGCGCCATGGGCCGCAGCGCTCGCCGCGACGGTTCTCCTGGCGGCCTGTTCGCAGGAGGGGAGCAAAGCTCCCGCCGGCATGGCCGGTGCAAGCAAGCCGGAAGTAGGCGTCGTCACGCTGCATCCGCAGTCGGTGGCGATAACAGCCGAACTGCCGGGACGCACGTCAGCCTCGCTCACCGCCGATGTGCGCCCGCAGGTCAACGGCATCATCCAGGCGCGCCTGTTCAAGGAGGGCAGCGAGGTGGTGGTCGGGCAACCGCTCTATCTCATCGATCCGGCGAGCTACCAGGCCGCCTATGACAGCGCGCAGGCGGCCCAGCAGAAGGCCGAAGCGGCGGTGCCGACGGCGCAGGCCAAGTTCGACCGCTATGCCGGCTTGCTGAAGCAGAACGTTGTTTCCAAACAGGATTATGACGATGCCGCCGCAACGCTGGCGCAGGCCAATGCGGATGTGGCGTCCGCCAAGGCCAGTGTCGAAAGCGCGCGCATCAATCTCGACTACACCAAGATAACCGCGCCGATCGCCGGCCGCATCGACAAGTCGTCGCTGACGCCAGGCGCCCTGGTCACCGCCAATCAGGACACCTTGCTCACCACCATCCGTTCGCTCGATCCGATCAATGTCGACGTCACGCAGTCGAGCACCAACCTGCTCAATCTGCGCCAGGCCATCAATGAGGGCCGGCTGAAGTTCAGCGGCCCCAATGTCAGCGTCAAGCTCAAGCTCGAGAACGGCACCATCTACAACCAGACCGGCAAGCTGGAATTCGCCGGCGCCAATGTCGACCAGACCACCGGCACCTTTGCGCTGCGGGCCGAGTTCCCCAATCCCGACCGCCTGCTTCTGCCGGGCATGTATGTGCGCGCGCTGGTCGAAGAGGGCGTCGCCCAGAACAGTTTCCTGGTGCCGCAGCGCGGCGTCACCCGCAACACCAAGGGCGAGGCGACCGCCATGGTCATCAACGCGCAGGGCAAGGTCGAGACGCGCGTGCTCACCGTGCGCAACAGTGTCGGCAACAACTGGCTGGTGGATTCCGGTGTCGGCGATGGCGACCGTGTCATCGTCGAGGGCCTGCAGCTGGTGCGCGCGGGCGGCGACGCGACGGGCGTCGAGGTGACGATCGACGAGACCACCGGCGAGGTTAAGGACCGGGCGCAGACCTCTTCGGCCGCATCTCCCACGTCCAAGATGGCCGATAGCAGCCAGTCGACCGGGAACTGAGGCGATGTCAGCATTCTTCATCAACCGGCCGATCTTCGCCTGGGTGATCGCCATCGTGATCATGCTGGGCGGCCTGCTCGCGCTCACCACGCTGCCGATCTCGCAATATCCGCAGATCGCGCCGACCACGGTCAACATCAGCGCCAACTATCCGGGCGCCGACGCGCAGACGGTCGAGAACTCGGTGACCAAGGTCATCGAGCAAGGCATGACCGGCATCGACAATCTCGACTACATGACGGCGACCTCGACCTCGACCGGTGCGGCCACCATCACGCTGACCTTCACCAGCGCGGCCGATCCCGACACCGCCCAGGTGCAGACGCAGAACAAGCTGCAGCTGGTGCAGTCGCAGCTGCCGCAGGTGGTGCAGAGCAATGGCATCACCGTCTCCAAATCCTCGACCGGCTTCCTGATGGTCATCGGCTTCGTCTCCAGCGACGGCAAGATGAACTCGACCGATCTTGCCGACTATGTCGACTCGACCATCAACGACACGCTGAAGCGCGTCGAAGGCGTCGGCTCGACGCAGCTGTTCGGCTCCAGCTATGCCATGCGCATCTGGCTCGATCCCGACAAGCTCGCCAAATACACGCTGATGCCGAGCGACGTGGCTTCGGCGATCGAGGCGCAGAACACGCAGGTCTCGGCCGGCCAGCTCGGCGGCATGCCGCAACGCAAGGGCCAGCAGCTCAACGCCACGGTGACGGCCAAGAGCCGGCTGCAGACCGCCGAACAGTTCCGCAACATCATCCTGAAGAGCCAGACCGACGGTTCGCTGGTTCGCCTCAACGACGTCGCCACGGTGGAGCTCGGCGCCGAGAGCTATACGACGCAAGCCAGATACAATGGCCAGCCGGCGGCCGGCGTTGCCGTCAACCTCGCAACCGGCGCCAACGCCATCAGCACGGCGGAAGCGGTGCGCGCGACGATCAACCGGCTGAGCTCGACTTTCCCGCAAGGCGTCGAGGTCGTCTACCCCTACGACACCTCGCCCTTCGTGCGGCTGTCGATCGAGGAGGTGGTCAAGACGCTGGCCGAGGCGATCGTGCTGGTGTTCCTGGTGATGTTCATCTTCCTGCAGAATCTGCGGGCGACCATCATCCCGACCATCGCCGTGCCGGTGGTGCTGCTCGGCACGTTCGGGGTGCTGTCGCTGTTCGGCTATTCGGTCAACACGCTGACCATGTTCGCCATGGTGCTGGCCATCGGCCTGCTGGTCGACGACGCCATCGTCGTGGTCGAGAATGTCGAACGCGTGATGGCGGAGGAAGATCTGTCGCCGAAAGAGGCGACGCGAAAATCGATGAACGAGATCACCGGCGCGCTGGTCGGCATCGCCACCGTGCTGTCGGCGGTGTTCGTGCCGATGGCCTTCTTCGGCGGCTCGACCGGCATCATCTACCGGCAGTTCTCGGTCACCATCGTCTCGGCCATGGTGCTGTCGGTGCTGGTCGCGCTGGTGCTGACGCCGGCGCTCTGCGCCACGATCCTGAAACGGCCCAAGGACCATGCGACGCAGACGGGCCCGTTCGGCTGGTTCAACCGCGTCTTCGATCGCGGCACGACAGCCTATCGCGACGGTTCGCAGGGCATCATCAACCGGTCCTGGCGCTTCCTCGCCGTGTTCCTCGCCATCGTCGTCGCCATGGGCTGGATGTTTGCCCGGCTGCCGAGCTCGTTCCTGCCGGAAGAGGACCAGGGCATCCTGATCACCAGCGTGTCGCTGCCGGTCGGTGCGACGCAGGACCGGACCGAGCGTGTCCTGGCTGAGGTGACCGACCACTATCTCAAGCAGGAAAAGGACGCTGTCCAGGGCGTCTTCACGGCTTCCGGCTTCGGCTTCGGCGGCGCCGGGCAGAATGTCGGCATCGCTTTCGTGCCGATGAAGGATTTCAGCCTGCGCAAATCGCCGGCCTTGTCGGCGCAAGCGGTCGCCGGGCGCGCCATGGGCGCCTTCCGAGAGATCAGGGACGCGCAGGTTTTCGCGCTTGCTCCGCCCGCCATCCAGGGTTTCGGCAACACCAACGGCTTCGATTTCTACCTGCAGGACGTCAACGGCGCCGGCCATGACGCGCTGATCCAGACGCGAAACCAGCTGCTGGGTCTTGCCGCGCAGAGCAAGCTGCTCGCCAACACCAGGCCCAACGGCCAGGAGGACCAGCCGCAATTCTCGATCGATATCGACCAGGAGAAGGCCAGCGCGCTCGGCGTCAGCCTCGCCGACATCAACAACACGCTGTCGAGCGCCTGGGGCAGCGACTACGTCAACGACTTCATCGACCGCGGGCGGGTGAAGCCGGTCTATATGCAGTCGGACGCGAATTTCCGCATGCAGCCGGAAGACCTGGACAAATGGCAGGTGCGCAATGCCAGCGGCGCCATGGTGCCGTTCTCGGCCTTCGCCTCCAGCCACTGGACGTTCGGTTCGCCGCGGCTGGAACGCTACAATGGCTCGGCGGCGGTCGAGATCCAGGGCGCGGCGGCGGCCGGCGTGAGCTCCGGCGCGGCGATGGACGAGATCGACAGGCTGGTGGCGCAGCTGCCGCCCGGATATTCCCACGAATGGACCGGGCTGTCGCATCAGGAACGGCTTTCCGGCAACCAGGCGCTGTCGCTCTATGCGATTTCGGCGCTGGTCGTGTTCCTCTGCCTGGCGGCACTTTATGAGAGCTGGTCGATCCCGTTCGCGGTCATGCTGTCGGTGCCGATCGGCATTTTCGGCGCGCTCGCGGCGGCAACGCTTTTCGGCCAGACCAACGACGTGTATTTCAAGGTCGGCCTGCTGACCACGATCGGCCTGGCCGCCAAGAACGCCATCCTGATCGTCGAGTTCGCCATCGAGCGGCAAACGGCCGGCATGGGATTGGTCGAGGCGACGCTGGAAGCGGCGCGACAGCGATTGCGGCCGATCCTGATGACGTCGCTGGCCTTCATCCTCGGCGTCACGCCGCTCGCGATCGCCAGCGGCGCCGGCTCGGGCGCGCAGAACTCGGTCGGCATCGGCGTGATGGGCGGCATGATCGCGGCGACGGTGATCGGCGTGTTCCTGGTGCCGCTGCTGTTCGTCACGGTGCGGCGCATCTTCAAGGGCAGGGTGGCCAAACAGGATACCGGGCCGGATCTCGGGCAAGGCACGGACGAGAAGCCAGCGACAGCCAACCAGCAATAAGGAAACTCCCCATGACAGGTTTTGAACGTGGCCCTGTGGCCGCGGGGCGGCTCATTGCGCCCATGATTACGGCTGTTTTGCTCAGCGGATGCGTTGTCGGCCCGGATTACCAGTCGCCAATCCTGCCGATGCCGGCAAACTGGAGCGGTGAGAAGCCGACGAAATCCGTCCAGCCGGCGCAGCTGTCGCAATGGTGGCAGCGCCTGCGCGATCCGCAGCTCAACACGCTTGTCGAGGAAGCCGTCGCTGGCAATCTCGACGTCGCCACCGCCAAGGCCAAGATCCGCGAGGCGCGCGCCAGCTATCGCCAGAGCGCCGGCACGCTGCTGCCGTCCGTGGATGGCTCCGGCTCGGTGACGCGCAACAAGTCGTCCACGACCACGGCGGGGACCAATTCGATCTACAGCGAATACCAGGCCGGTTTCGACGCCAGCTGGGAGCTCGACCTGTTCGGCGCCAACCGCAGGGGCGTCGAGGCCGCGCGCTACGGCGTGGACGCGGCGCAAGAGGAATTGCGCTCGACCCTTCTGACCCTGGTCGGCGATGTCGCGTCCTATTACACCCAGGCGCGCGGTTATCAGGCCCGCATCGCGCTCGCCCGGCGTTCGGCCGCCTCGCAGCGGCAGACCGCCGAACTCACCCGCACCATGGCGCTGGCGGGGTCGGCGACGGCCGCCGACGTCGCCAAGGCGATGGGGCAGGCGGCCGGCACCGAGGCCGAGGTCCCGACGCTGGAGGCAAGCTATGCCGAGGCGGTGCATCGCCTGTCGGTGCTCACCGGCCGGCCGCCGGCCGCACTCAGCGAGCGGCTGAAGCGCGGCAAGCCGATCCCGTCGCCGCGCCTGCCGATGCCGACCGGCATTCCCGCCGACATCCTTTTGTCGCGCCCGGACGTGCGCATGGCCGAGCGGCAATACGCGCAATACACCGCCAAGGTCGGCCAGGCCGAGGCGGCGCGTTATCCCTCGGTCAGCCTGACGGGAAACATCAGCACGGCGGCCCTCAATCTCGGCGATCTCGGCAAGAATTCGTCGATCGGCTGGTCGTTCGGGCCTTCGCTCAGCGTGCCGCTGTTCAACGCCGGCCAGTTGCAGGCGGCGGCCGACGTCGCCCGAGCGCAGCGCGACCAGTATTTCATCGCCTATCGCGCCTCGGTGCTGACCGCGCTCGAGGATGTCGAGAATGCGCTGGTGCTGATGGCGCAGGAGCGCATCCGGATCGGCAAGCTTGCCTCGTCGGCCAAATCCTATGGCGAGGCGGCCAGCCTGGAAGGCACGCTCTACAAGGCCGGCGAGACCAGCCTGCTCGACGTGCTCGACGCCCAGCGCTCCCTCTACACGGCGGAAGATTCGCTGCTGCAAAGCCGCGTGCTGCTGGCGACCAACTATATCGCCCTCAACAAGGCGCTCGGTGGCGGCTGGGACGGCGCGGTCGACAGCGCGAAGCCCGAGATCATCGACGTCAAGACCGGGCCAAGACTGGCGTCGACGATGACGGCACAGTGAACAAGATGTGTAAGCAAACCCGGGGCCGTCCGTTTATGATAGCGTGGAGGCAATGCGATGTCCTGTACCTACGATCTTGCATCCGATGTGATCCGGCGTGTCTATGAAAAGCGGATAGAGGCGCCGGCGATCCTCGATACCGATACCGAATTTCCCAACGCGGCGAAATTCATCGACGCCTGGCGTGAGATCCGCGACGAAGCGCTGGGCGTGCATCTGGGCAAGGTCCCGCGTTTTCACGACATCATGCCCGAGCAGGCCGAAATCTCGGCCAATGACGGTCTCGACTGGCGCATGTTCGTGCTCAAGGCCTACGACATGGCGGTTCCCGAGAACCTTGCGCGGATGCCGGTTCTCAGCCGGTTGCTTGCCGAATGCCCCGAAGTCAAATCGGCTGCTGTCTCGTTCCTCGCGCCGCGCAAGCACATTCCCAGCCATCGCGGACCCTTCCGCGGGATCATGCGGTTTCACCTCGGCCTGGTCATCCCGCGCCAGGCCGATGGCCGCCCGGCAACCGTCATGATGATCGACCATCAGGAGAAACGGATCACCGACGGCGAAGGGATGCTGTGGGACGATACCTATCTTCACGAGGTGATGAACAATGCCGATGAAGCCCGCATAGCCCTGCTCCTGGATGTCTGGCGTCCAGGAATGCCCTGGGACATGGAAGTCCTGTCCAGGCTGATCGTGCGCGGCGTGCAGGCGGGAATGCGCCGCAGGGGCGTGTCGTTCGGCGGCTGAAACCAGCGGCGGGTGACAACGCCGTGCGACGGCGTACCAGGCTGACCCCGCCCTTGGTCCGATGCAACGAGGCTGTGCCTGCCGGCCGCTGCCGTCCGTCTGCTTGACAGGCCTAATTAATTTCTTAACATTAGAAAATAATAGGGAGGAAGGACATGGGCGCCCATCATGGAGCCATCCTGCGCATCCTGCGTGATGACGGCCCGCAGTCGCGCGCCGAATTGGCGCGGCGTACCTCGCTTTCGCCTACCGCGCTCACCCATCTGACGGCCCATCTGCTGAGGGAAGGCACGGTGGTCGAACTCAACCAGGCGGCCACGGGCGACGCGCCGGTCGGGCGGCCGGCCATTGGTGTCGCGCTGGTGCCGGATGCGCTGTCGGTGGTCGGCGTGCATATCGGCGCCGGCACCATCGACGCCACCATCACCGATCTCAGGGCCGCGTCGAAAGCCATGGCCTCTCAGCATTTCGACACCGCCACCAGCGAACCCGCCGATGTGATCGGCAAGGTGGTGCGAACCGTCGAGCAATTGATCCGAAAGACCGGTGTCGAGCGGTCCCGCCTGATCGGCCTCGGTCTCGGCGTACCGGGGCCGGTGGACACCAAGCGCCGCCGCAACCTGCAATCCGTCAACTACGACTGGAAGGACGTGCCGTTCGCCGACGAGCTGGAAACGGCGCTGCGCATGCCGGTCGTGGTCGAGCACAATGTCAGCGCGATGGCGCTGGCGGAATCGCGCTACGGCATCGGGCGCGACGCCACCGCGCTGCTCTACATCTACCTGCGCACCGGCCTCGGCGCCGGCCTGGTGATCAATGGCATGCCGTTCCGCCCCGGCGGCTATGGCGCCGTCGAACTCGGCCATGTCCAGGTGATCGAGGATGGCGAGCTTTGCGCCTGCGGCAACAGGGGTTGCCTGGAAACCTTCCTGTCCGAACGCGCACTGGCCCGCGCCGCGCATGTCGACACGCCTCATCCCCGGCACCTGCTGGCCGCGGTGGAAAAGCATCCGGACGTGTGGAGCGCGGCCCTCAGGCACCTGACGACGGCGATCGCCACCGCGACCAACCTGCTCAACCCGGACCTGATCGTCTTCGGCGGCCATTTGGCCGAAGCGCCGGAAAGCTTCATCGATCACATCCGGGCCGGCGTTCCGCCACGCGTCCTGCCGCCGATGCGCGACGTGCTGCGGATCGAACGGTCGAGCCTTGGCCCTGGTGCCGGCGCCATCGGTGCCTCCGCCGCGGCGCTCGACCATTTCTTCTATTCGGGGGTGTCGCGATGAGCGAGGCATCGAAGACGACCCGC
It encodes:
- a CDS encoding efflux RND transporter periplasmic adaptor subunit, translated to MSIQSSPSSRRRLAPWAAALAATVLLAACSQEGSKAPAGMAGASKPEVGVVTLHPQSVAITAELPGRTSASLTADVRPQVNGIIQARLFKEGSEVVVGQPLYLIDPASYQAAYDSAQAAQQKAEAAVPTAQAKFDRYAGLLKQNVVSKQDYDDAAATLAQANADVASAKASVESARINLDYTKITAPIAGRIDKSSLTPGALVTANQDTLLTTIRSLDPINVDVTQSSTNLLNLRQAINEGRLKFSGPNVSVKLKLENGTIYNQTGKLEFAGANVDQTTGTFALRAEFPNPDRLLLPGMYVRALVEEGVAQNSFLVPQRGVTRNTKGEATAMVINAQGKVETRVLTVRNSVGNNWLVDSGVGDGDRVIVEGLQLVRAGGDATGVEVTIDETTGEVKDRAQTSSAASPTSKMADSSQSTGN
- a CDS encoding efflux RND transporter permease subunit, which encodes MSAFFINRPIFAWVIAIVIMLGGLLALTTLPISQYPQIAPTTVNISANYPGADAQTVENSVTKVIEQGMTGIDNLDYMTATSTSTGAATITLTFTSAADPDTAQVQTQNKLQLVQSQLPQVVQSNGITVSKSSTGFLMVIGFVSSDGKMNSTDLADYVDSTINDTLKRVEGVGSTQLFGSSYAMRIWLDPDKLAKYTLMPSDVASAIEAQNTQVSAGQLGGMPQRKGQQLNATVTAKSRLQTAEQFRNIILKSQTDGSLVRLNDVATVELGAESYTTQARYNGQPAAGVAVNLATGANAISTAEAVRATINRLSSTFPQGVEVVYPYDTSPFVRLSIEEVVKTLAEAIVLVFLVMFIFLQNLRATIIPTIAVPVVLLGTFGVLSLFGYSVNTLTMFAMVLAIGLLVDDAIVVVENVERVMAEEDLSPKEATRKSMNEITGALVGIATVLSAVFVPMAFFGGSTGIIYRQFSVTIVSAMVLSVLVALVLTPALCATILKRPKDHATQTGPFGWFNRVFDRGTTAYRDGSQGIINRSWRFLAVFLAIVVAMGWMFARLPSSFLPEEDQGILITSVSLPVGATQDRTERVLAEVTDHYLKQEKDAVQGVFTASGFGFGGAGQNVGIAFVPMKDFSLRKSPALSAQAVAGRAMGAFREIRDAQVFALAPPAIQGFGNTNGFDFYLQDVNGAGHDALIQTRNQLLGLAAQSKLLANTRPNGQEDQPQFSIDIDQEKASALGVSLADINNTLSSAWGSDYVNDFIDRGRVKPVYMQSDANFRMQPEDLDKWQVRNASGAMVPFSAFASSHWTFGSPRLERYNGSAAVEIQGAAAAGVSSGAAMDEIDRLVAQLPPGYSHEWTGLSHQERLSGNQALSLYAISALVVFLCLAALYESWSIPFAVMLSVPIGIFGALAAATLFGQTNDVYFKVGLLTTIGLAAKNAILIVEFAIERQTAGMGLVEATLEAARQRLRPILMTSLAFILGVTPLAIASGAGSGAQNSVGIGVMGGMIAATVIGVFLVPLLFVTVRRIFKGRVAKQDTGPDLGQGTDEKPATANQQ
- a CDS encoding aspartyl/asparaginyl beta-hydroxylase domain-containing protein, which produces MSCTYDLASDVIRRVYEKRIEAPAILDTDTEFPNAAKFIDAWREIRDEALGVHLGKVPRFHDIMPEQAEISANDGLDWRMFVLKAYDMAVPENLARMPVLSRLLAECPEVKSAAVSFLAPRKHIPSHRGPFRGIMRFHLGLVIPRQADGRPATVMMIDHQEKRITDGEGMLWDDTYLHEVMNNADEARIALLLDVWRPGMPWDMEVLSRLIVRGVQAGMRRRGVSFGG
- a CDS encoding efflux RND transporter periplasmic adaptor subunit, whose protein sequence is MTARSRKTYLVLAAVLIVLVAMAALNAYGRSTVEPAAQAVAVPRASLTVAVEKVRSEAIASSISATGTVAAWQEATVGAETSSLKLTEVLVSEGDHVRAGDVVARLDASVLKAQLAEQKAAVDQAQATLDTAISAAGRADRLLASKAISAETAEDKATAVKTGRASVEQARAAADRLQAELDQATIRAPFDGIVSSRPAVAGSIVQAGTELMKIIRDGRLEVGVLVPEKDLPLVKVGQAASVVDASGRTFAGSVSSIAETVSSTTRLATVYVALGEGSGLKPGMFARVSIAGATSQRLDVAEAALVWQDGKPRVFVVDAAGKAAARMVTTGAHRNGRVAIESGLSEGDSVVVAGAGFLSDGNLVRIADAQAGTDAGKLTEAAR
- a CDS encoding efflux RND transporter permease subunit, yielding MNAISSWSIRNPVPTIVLFLSLTIAGLYGFMQLRTNNMPDIDLPTVTVTVSQPGAAPSEMEVQVARVVENAVATLEGVDDVSTSISEGASVTTVEFTLGTDPETATNDVRNAVSEVQSSLPAAAQAPVVAKMNATGNSVLTYVVEAPSMSPDALSWYIDNDVAKALLGVDGVSKITRSGGVDRVIRVELDPDRLAALGISAGNVSQTLASNNVNQPGGRTSVGGQEQSVRTLASAGTVEALADTRIALSGAGGVKLSDLGRVVDSWEKPRQAAYLDGRQVVAFNVYRSVGSSEIDVVKAARAAIAGIASKTDTAKFTEVTSSSGFVQESYDAAFEALWLGALLAIGVVWLFLRDIRATLVSAVAMPLSLIPTFAVMAAFDISLNNITLLALSLVVGILVDDAIVEIENIVRHMRQTGASAYQAAIEAADEIGLAVVATTATIVAVFLPVAFMPGIPGKFFFSFAVAVCVSVLFSLLVARMLTPLMGAYLVRAGGHSEEDLPAWVPTYLWLLRKALDHRWITLVAGIAFFAGSLALATKLPTEFMAATDRGRSMISVELQPGSTIEQTTAVVQDITRRLKDEPAVDSIFATIGTAASSGGGPNRGSTSAEVRSANVTVNLKPRGERSVSQQQFEAEASPKLNDIPGARIQFGADGFAGAKVAITLVGDDGEALQKASDALIDAMKSVPGLINPTSTAATTKPELIVRPDSARAAELGVTPTEIASTVKIATIGDTDTSLAKFNLGDRQVAIVVTLPDGAIDDPAKLAVLPLIGSKGTVPLGAVADIGFNAGPNSITRVGRSRSATVEADLSGLTLGQATTAIHALPAMRNLPAGVDELARGDAARMQELFSGFATAIAAGILLMYLTLVLLFRGFVHPVTILVALPLSIGGALGFMLITGKSLGISPLIGILMLMGIAAKNSILLVEYALVAQKERGMSRFDALLDAARKRARPIVMTSIAMGAGMLPIALGIGADAETRAPMAIAVIGGLISSTVLSLVYVPVVYTFMDDIQRFLGRHLARLLVERSDPDSQTATATSAKDHPGHVHPV
- a CDS encoding efflux transporter outer membrane subunit, which produces MTGFERGPVAAGRLIAPMITAVLLSGCVVGPDYQSPILPMPANWSGEKPTKSVQPAQLSQWWQRLRDPQLNTLVEEAVAGNLDVATAKAKIREARASYRQSAGTLLPSVDGSGSVTRNKSSTTTAGTNSIYSEYQAGFDASWELDLFGANRRGVEAARYGVDAAQEELRSTLLTLVGDVASYYTQARGYQARIALARRSAASQRQTAELTRTMALAGSATAADVAKAMGQAAGTEAEVPTLEASYAEAVHRLSVLTGRPPAALSERLKRGKPIPSPRLPMPTGIPADILLSRPDVRMAERQYAQYTAKVGQAEAARYPSVSLTGNISTAALNLGDLGKNSSIGWSFGPSLSVPLFNAGQLQAAADVARAQRDQYFIAYRASVLTALEDVENALVLMAQERIRIGKLASSAKSYGEAASLEGTLYKAGETSLLDVLDAQRSLYTAEDSLLQSRVLLATNYIALNKALGGGWDGAVDSAKPEIIDVKTGPRLASTMTAQ